A stretch of Sinorhizobium meliloti DNA encodes these proteins:
- a CDS encoding ABC transporter permease — MASVDLAERSPLAGWLRGSLSFLRRKLPLSVAFGFLWLAAMIVIALFAGYLRPYDITAMDLTSRLSAPGTLKHWLGTDELGRDVLSRLIQSIRVSLIIAFGATVLSAVFGTALGFAAARFRGLTEHLVLALADFQAALPFLIMSLAVLAFFGSSMVLLVCLMGFYGWERYARIARGLAISAGAQGYAAAVVQLGATPARVYLRHILPNVASTLIVSMTLTFPEIILMESGLSFLGLGVQPPETSLGNMVGFGREYLTRAPWIMLAPAAVIMLTTLSISLVGDWLRDKLDPTVR; from the coding sequence ATGGCTTCCGTTGATCTGGCAGAGAGATCGCCTCTTGCAGGATGGCTACGAGGCTCCCTTTCCTTCCTTCGGCGCAAATTGCCGCTTTCGGTGGCGTTCGGCTTCCTCTGGCTCGCAGCGATGATCGTCATCGCGCTTTTCGCCGGCTACCTGCGGCCCTATGACATCACGGCGATGGATCTGACGAGCCGGCTGTCGGCGCCCGGAACGCTGAAGCACTGGCTCGGCACCGACGAGCTCGGCCGGGACGTGCTGTCGCGGCTGATCCAGTCGATCCGCGTCTCGCTGATCATCGCCTTCGGTGCGACGGTGCTTTCGGCGGTCTTCGGCACGGCGCTCGGTTTCGCGGCAGCGCGGTTTCGGGGCTTGACCGAGCATCTGGTACTCGCGCTTGCCGATTTCCAGGCGGCCCTGCCGTTTCTCATCATGTCGCTCGCGGTGCTGGCCTTCTTCGGCTCCTCCATGGTGCTGCTCGTCTGTCTCATGGGCTTCTACGGCTGGGAACGCTACGCGCGCATCGCCCGCGGCCTGGCGATCTCGGCCGGGGCGCAGGGCTATGCTGCCGCGGTGGTGCAACTCGGCGCCACTCCGGCGCGGGTCTATCTCCGCCATATCCTGCCCAATGTCGCATCGACGCTGATCGTGTCGATGACGCTGACGTTTCCGGAGATCATCCTGATGGAAAGCGGGCTGTCATTCCTAGGTCTCGGTGTGCAGCCGCCGGAAACGAGCCTCGGCAACATGGTCGGCTTCGGGCGCGAATATCTGACCCGCGCTCCCTGGATCATGCTCGCTCCGGCTGCCGTGATCATGCTCACGACCCTTTCCATCTCGCTTGTCGGCGACTGGCTTCGCGACAAGCTCGATCCCACCGTGCGTTGA
- a CDS encoding glycerophosphodiester phosphodiesterase family protein, protein MTKIIGHRGARNLWPENSLTGFRNALRLGVDAIEFDVHLTDSGELLVIHDAALDRTVHATGPVRRLSPAGRLATRLRDTDESIPTLSDVLGILAARDGLHLHVEIKSDETGTPYPGIAARVAAELRRFGVDHRSHLTSFDISVLEECRLHAPHVARLVSVNADWAARQGGLSAFLPAADGLVDIVAIHHELMADQWELIRSSVPMERLCVWTLNEEAGIRRWLERGIGHLTSDSPDLALGFRDAEVASVRLEEKL, encoded by the coding sequence ATGACGAAAATCATCGGCCACCGCGGCGCCCGCAATCTCTGGCCGGAAAACTCGCTGACGGGTTTCCGCAATGCGCTGCGGCTCGGCGTCGATGCCATCGAGTTCGACGTGCACCTGACCGATTCAGGAGAGTTGCTCGTCATTCACGACGCCGCGCTCGACAGGACCGTACACGCGACCGGACCGGTGCGCCGGCTTTCTCCCGCGGGGCGGCTCGCGACGCGGTTGCGCGATACGGACGAGAGTATCCCGACATTGAGCGACGTGCTGGGCATACTTGCAGCCAGGGACGGACTTCACTTGCACGTCGAGATCAAGTCCGACGAAACGGGAACACCTTACCCCGGCATCGCCGCCCGAGTAGCGGCGGAACTGCGGCGCTTCGGCGTCGACCACCGCTCCCATCTCACGTCTTTCGATATATCGGTCCTCGAGGAGTGCCGCCTCCATGCGCCGCATGTCGCGCGTCTCGTCTCCGTCAATGCCGACTGGGCGGCGCGGCAAGGCGGCCTCTCTGCCTTTCTCCCGGCCGCCGACGGCCTCGTGGACATCGTAGCGATCCACCACGAACTGATGGCGGACCAGTGGGAACTCATCCGTAGCTCGGTGCCTATGGAGCGGCTTTGCGTATGGACCCTCAACGAGGAAGCGGGCATCCGCCGCTGGCTCGAAAGGGGGATCGGGCATCTGACCTCGGACAGTCCCGATCTGGCGCTCGGCTTCCGTGACGCCGAAGTCGCATCAGTGCGCTTAGAGGAAAAGTTATAG
- a CDS encoding TIM barrel protein, with amino-acid sequence MSNIIATGFSSGSVDGELESLEADLRRLRELGVDTVELGLTSIDLIAGGRLIKERVERLVALTRQFPFRYTVHGLVSSNFMDPATAAYQLEAAKALVEICDRIGAGIIVQHGGHLRAEQLFERAEADRRERDALFELAEFARPYGVRIALENIFSTAPGQYRQTPAEIAETVRAVDHSNLVALIDFSHAYIEATYRGLNFREQIRAMAPVAGHLHVHDSFGRPQAFYQAFYPQEATALGIGDLHMPLGWGDIDWEDIFGELDFLPETVLMMEIGPRYRNEQAECLKRAQGLMLLSRTATAAE; translated from the coding sequence ATGAGCAATATCATCGCAACCGGCTTCAGTTCGGGTTCCGTCGACGGCGAACTGGAGAGCCTCGAGGCCGACCTGCGCCGACTGAGGGAACTCGGCGTCGACACGGTCGAGCTTGGCCTGACCAGCATCGACCTCATCGCCGGCGGAAGACTGATCAAGGAGCGCGTGGAGCGGCTTGTGGCGCTGACCCGCCAGTTTCCCTTTCGCTACACGGTTCACGGCCTCGTTTCCTCGAACTTCATGGATCCGGCAACGGCGGCCTATCAGCTGGAGGCGGCAAAGGCGCTGGTCGAGATCTGCGATCGCATCGGCGCCGGCATCATCGTTCAGCACGGCGGTCACCTGCGCGCCGAGCAGCTTTTCGAGCGGGCGGAGGCAGACCGGCGCGAGCGTGACGCTTTGTTCGAGCTCGCGGAATTCGCACGCCCCTACGGCGTGCGCATCGCGCTTGAGAATATCTTTTCAACGGCGCCGGGACAGTATCGCCAGACGCCGGCCGAAATCGCCGAGACGGTGAGGGCCGTCGACCATTCCAATCTGGTGGCGCTGATCGACTTCAGTCATGCCTATATCGAGGCCACCTATCGCGGCTTGAATTTTCGCGAGCAGATCCGCGCCATGGCGCCCGTTGCCGGGCACCTCCACGTCCACGATTCCTTCGGCCGCCCGCAGGCCTTTTATCAGGCGTTCTATCCGCAGGAGGCGACGGCACTCGGTATCGGCGACCTGCACATGCCGCTCGGCTGGGGCGACATCGACTGGGAGGATATTTTCGGTGAACTGGATTTCCTGCCCGAGACAGTGCTGATGATGGAGATCGGGCCGCGCTATCGCAATGAGCAGGCCGAATGCCTGAAGCGTGCTCAAGGGCTGATGCTGCTCAGCCGCACCGCAACGGCTGCCGAGTGA
- a CDS encoding transporter substrate-binding domain-containing protein, which produces MKGLFAKLAIGVAALAFVTAAQAGETLDRVMGKKAMVVATNSGWPPQSYLDDSNELVGFDIDVSKEIAKRLGVEVSFETPDWATLTGGRWQGRYDLGVGSVTPTKARAQVIDFAGIYYFSPYVYVLHKDSQAKSVADLNGKIIGVETATTSEDFIRRQLEIDAPGLPPIEYKIEPGEIRTFADSMLPFDDLRLGDGVRLDAVIAPEQTALNAVKNGYPLRVLEGEYAFREPLVVIAEKVDPDWTKKVGSIIDEMKKDGTLATLTTKWYGKDYSAD; this is translated from the coding sequence GTGAAAGGACTGTTTGCAAAGCTCGCTATCGGCGTTGCCGCACTGGCGTTCGTAACCGCCGCACAGGCGGGTGAGACGCTCGACCGGGTGATGGGCAAGAAGGCCATGGTGGTCGCCACCAACAGCGGCTGGCCGCCCCAGAGCTATCTCGACGACAGCAACGAGCTGGTCGGTTTCGACATCGACGTGTCCAAGGAGATCGCCAAGCGTCTCGGCGTCGAAGTGAGCTTCGAAACGCCCGACTGGGCGACGTTGACCGGCGGCCGTTGGCAAGGGCGCTACGATCTGGGTGTTGGCTCCGTCACCCCCACCAAGGCGCGTGCCCAGGTCATCGATTTCGCCGGCATCTATTACTTCAGCCCCTATGTTTACGTGCTGCACAAGGACAGCCAGGCGAAATCCGTCGCGGACCTGAACGGCAAGATCATCGGGGTCGAAACGGCGACCACGTCGGAAGATTTCATCCGCCGTCAGCTGGAGATCGATGCGCCGGGCCTGCCGCCGATCGAATATAAGATCGAGCCGGGCGAGATCCGCACCTTCGCCGATTCCATGCTGCCCTTCGACGATTTGCGCCTTGGCGACGGGGTGCGCCTCGATGCGGTCATCGCGCCGGAGCAGACCGCGCTCAACGCGGTGAAGAACGGCTATCCGCTGCGCGTCCTCGAGGGCGAGTATGCCTTCAGGGAGCCGCTTGTGGTCATCGCCGAAAAAGTCGATCCGGACTGGACGAAGAAGGTGGGTTCCATCATCGACGAGATGAAGAAGGACGGCACGCTCGCGACGCTGACCACCAAGTGGTACGGCAAGGACTACAGCGCCGACTGA
- a CDS encoding NAD(P)/FAD-dependent oxidoreductase, giving the protein MSYPNTYYKQTIAETNVRPPLSGTVECDTVIIGGGLAGLTTALQLARAGQSVVVLEAESVGFGASGRNGGFVSPGFATGSDNIARMAGTEAARQIHRLSIEGVEFVRETIEALKIDGARPQPGITSVLRYDDGGSLKAHADEMRRIYGYELDYLSTGEVRSVLKSNRYFHALRDPKAFHMHPLNYLRGLAREIERLGGRIYEGSAATGSVLDGAEKTVSTSGGRVRARHVVFTTGGYTGPLNGRLKRSFLPIATYVMLSEEAPELIRTAIATTDAIGDNRRAGDYYRLVEGGKRLLWGGRITTRAASPAALAGELRREMVGTYPQLKDLKTELAWSGLMSYARHLMPQIGEMQPGVWHCTAFGGHGLNTTAIGGKLVAEGILGQSDRYKLFKPFGLVWAGGYAGLAVAQLTYWKLQAQDWWRERAA; this is encoded by the coding sequence ATGTCCTATCCCAATACCTATTACAAGCAGACAATAGCCGAAACGAATGTCAGACCGCCCCTCTCCGGTACGGTCGAATGCGATACCGTGATCATCGGTGGCGGGCTCGCCGGTCTGACGACGGCGTTGCAGCTGGCGCGCGCCGGGCAATCGGTGGTCGTTCTCGAAGCGGAAAGCGTAGGCTTCGGGGCGTCCGGCCGCAATGGCGGTTTCGTCAGCCCGGGTTTTGCCACCGGCAGCGACAACATCGCCCGCATGGCCGGGACCGAGGCGGCGCGGCAGATACACCGGCTTTCGATCGAAGGCGTCGAATTCGTCCGCGAGACGATCGAGGCGCTGAAAATCGACGGCGCAAGGCCCCAGCCCGGCATCACGAGCGTGTTGCGCTACGACGACGGAGGCAGCCTGAAAGCGCATGCCGACGAGATGAGGCGCATCTACGGCTATGAGCTCGACTATCTCTCCACCGGCGAAGTCCGTTCGGTGTTGAAGTCGAACCGATATTTCCACGCCTTGCGCGACCCCAAAGCCTTCCACATGCATCCGCTCAACTATCTTCGCGGACTGGCGCGCGAGATCGAACGGCTGGGCGGACGGATCTATGAAGGTTCGGCGGCGACCGGGAGCGTGCTCGACGGTGCCGAGAAGACCGTGTCCACGTCGGGCGGCCGTGTCAGAGCGCGTCATGTCGTGTTCACCACCGGCGGCTATACGGGCCCCCTGAACGGGCGGCTGAAACGTTCGTTCCTGCCGATCGCGACTTATGTCATGCTGAGCGAGGAAGCGCCGGAACTCATTCGTACCGCCATTGCCACCACGGACGCGATCGGCGACAACCGCCGCGCCGGCGACTACTACCGCCTGGTCGAGGGCGGGAAGCGCCTGCTTTGGGGCGGGCGCATCACCACCCGCGCGGCCTCACCGGCAGCCTTGGCCGGGGAACTGCGGCGCGAAATGGTCGGGACCTATCCGCAGCTCAAGGATCTGAAGACCGAGCTTGCCTGGTCGGGACTGATGTCCTACGCGCGCCACCTCATGCCACAGATCGGCGAAATGCAACCCGGCGTATGGCATTGCACGGCCTTTGGCGGCCACGGGCTGAACACGACCGCCATCGGCGGGAAGCTGGTGGCCGAAGGCATCCTTGGTCAGTCCGACCGCTACAAGCTGTTCAAGCCATTCGGGCTCGTCTGGGCCGGCGGCTATGCCGGACTGGCGGTAGCCCAGCTCACCTACTGGAAACTGCAAGCTCAAGACTGGTGGCGCGAGCGCGCGGCCTGA
- a CDS encoding amino acid ABC transporter permease, whose translation MIGRMILTYPDAARRTGTFLLLALITLTVYSLGVSPAWIGLVLPTSSEWLAANPALGRLVGAVMIAVIAALNWKALRQLPRRWQVAGVWLELFALLMLFFYSFNLSFAFIAKKLSFLISQGVVTTLYISVISIAVATVIALVGAIAKLSKNGVIYGLATFYTSLFRGLPLLMQIYIIYLGLPQVGYVISAVPAGILALSLCYGAYMTEIFRAGIESIPRGQTEGATALGLSPSQTMGLVILPQAMRVIIPPTGNQFIAMLKDSSLISVVGVWELMYLARTQGQTEFRHIEMLITASMIYWILSIGLEYMQSRVEARFGRFNVR comes from the coding sequence ATGATCGGTCGTATGATTCTGACTTATCCGGATGCAGCGCGGCGCACCGGGACGTTTCTCCTGCTCGCGCTGATAACCCTGACGGTCTACAGCCTGGGTGTCAGCCCGGCCTGGATCGGCCTTGTTCTGCCGACGAGCTCGGAGTGGCTGGCCGCCAATCCCGCGCTCGGACGGTTGGTCGGCGCGGTGATGATCGCGGTGATAGCGGCGCTGAACTGGAAGGCCCTGCGGCAGCTGCCTCGCCGCTGGCAGGTGGCCGGCGTCTGGCTGGAGCTCTTCGCGCTCCTGATGCTCTTCTTCTATTCCTTCAATCTTTCCTTTGCCTTTATCGCCAAGAAGCTCAGCTTCCTGATCTCGCAGGGCGTCGTCACCACGCTCTACATTTCGGTGATCTCGATCGCTGTCGCGACCGTCATCGCGCTTGTGGGCGCAATTGCGAAACTGTCGAAGAACGGTGTGATCTACGGTCTCGCCACCTTCTACACGTCGCTCTTTCGCGGCCTGCCGCTCCTGATGCAGATCTATATCATCTATCTCGGTCTGCCGCAGGTGGGTTACGTCATCAGCGCCGTGCCGGCCGGCATCCTTGCGCTCTCGCTCTGCTACGGCGCTTATATGACCGAAATCTTCCGGGCGGGGATCGAGAGCATTCCGCGGGGGCAGACGGAAGGTGCGACCGCGCTCGGCCTGAGCCCGAGCCAGACGATGGGGCTGGTGATCCTCCCGCAGGCGATGCGTGTGATCATTCCGCCGACCGGAAACCAGTTCATCGCGATGCTGAAGGATTCCTCGCTGATCTCCGTCGTCGGCGTCTGGGAACTGATGTATCTCGCCCGCACCCAGGGACAGACCGAGTTCCGTCACATCGAAATGCTGATCACGGCCTCCATGATCTACTGGATCCTTTCGATCGGCCTCGAATATATGCAGTCCCGTGTCGAGGCACGGTTCGGACGCTTCAATGTCCGTTGA
- a CDS encoding DMT family transporter — protein sequence MSVDATVAPAAGGLPRNLRAAALGFLAFAVFSGTDVLVKLLAERFEVPQVTFMVTLAALAMLAVYAGVTGTTASLRPRHPGLALLRAFLLAVDTLLIHYAFSVLPLSEAYLLAFLTPVLVAVLAFALLAERLSMLAWCGVVVGFLGVAVALRPGIAPLNLGHAAAAGSALVFALSLVLLRRAKATESDLALVSTLLVVLAAVALAVASIGGGLAPVGPGDLLIAFFAGLFMLGGHLLLVRAFRMGDASVVAPFQYSQIVWGCLYGALFFAAPIELHTVAGALVIVLSGWLVLK from the coding sequence ATGTCCGTTGACGCGACTGTCGCGCCGGCCGCGGGCGGCCTGCCGCGCAACCTGCGCGCGGCCGCCCTGGGCTTCCTGGCCTTCGCCGTGTTTTCGGGCACGGATGTGCTGGTGAAGCTTCTCGCAGAGCGCTTCGAGGTGCCGCAGGTGACCTTCATGGTGACGCTTGCGGCGCTCGCGATGCTTGCCGTCTACGCCGGCGTCACCGGCACAACGGCGTCGCTCAGGCCGCGTCATCCGGGGCTCGCGCTCCTGAGGGCGTTCCTGCTCGCCGTCGATACGCTTCTGATCCACTACGCATTTTCGGTGCTGCCGCTGTCGGAAGCCTATCTGCTCGCCTTCCTCACTCCGGTTCTTGTGGCGGTGCTGGCCTTCGCCCTGCTTGCGGAACGCCTGTCCATGCTTGCCTGGTGTGGCGTGGTCGTCGGCTTCCTCGGTGTTGCGGTTGCGCTCAGGCCGGGGATCGCGCCGCTCAATCTCGGTCACGCCGCGGCGGCGGGGTCGGCTCTCGTCTTCGCGCTCTCGCTCGTGCTGCTGCGCCGCGCCAAGGCGACGGAGAGCGACCTTGCCCTCGTCTCGACGCTGCTCGTGGTGCTCGCCGCGGTCGCGCTGGCCGTTGCGTCGATCGGCGGCGGACTGGCGCCGGTCGGGCCGGGCGATCTGCTGATAGCCTTCTTCGCCGGCCTCTTCATGCTCGGCGGTCATCTGCTGCTGGTGCGCGCCTTCCGCATGGGCGACGCCTCGGTGGTTGCGCCTTTCCAATACAGCCAGATCGTCTGGGGCTGCCTCTACGGGGCGCTGTTCTTTGCCGCCCCCATCGAACTGCACACGGTCGCAGGCGCGCTCGTCATCGTGCTTTCCGGCTGGCTCGTCCTGAAATAA
- a CDS encoding amino acid ABC transporter ATP-binding protein: MPTSIDIASPEITLSGVHKWYGQYHALDDINLSIASREKVVICGPSGSGKSTLIRCVNRLEAHQQGRIVVGGVEVGEDERKVDAIRREVGMVFQQFNLFPHLTILENCILAPMWVKRMPRAQATEIAMDYLNRVRIPEQANKYPGQLSGGQQQRVAIARALCMNPKVMLFDEPTSALDPEMVKEVLDTMVALANDGMTMVCVTHEMGFARQVADRVIFMDQGRIVEEGEPDEFFAHPKTDRASLFLSQLLH; encoded by the coding sequence ATGCCAACATCGATCGACATCGCTTCGCCGGAGATCACGCTCAGCGGCGTACACAAGTGGTACGGCCAGTATCATGCCCTTGACGATATCAACCTGTCCATCGCGTCGCGGGAGAAGGTCGTCATCTGCGGACCCTCCGGTTCCGGCAAGTCGACGCTGATCCGCTGCGTCAACCGGCTCGAGGCGCATCAGCAGGGCCGCATCGTCGTCGGCGGCGTCGAAGTCGGCGAGGATGAGCGCAAGGTGGATGCCATCAGGCGCGAAGTGGGAATGGTGTTTCAGCAGTTCAATCTCTTCCCGCACCTGACGATCCTCGAAAACTGCATTCTGGCGCCGATGTGGGTCAAGCGCATGCCGCGCGCCCAGGCGACGGAGATCGCGATGGACTATCTCAATCGCGTGCGCATTCCGGAGCAGGCGAACAAATATCCGGGCCAGCTTTCGGGCGGACAGCAGCAGCGCGTGGCGATCGCGCGGGCGCTCTGCATGAATCCGAAGGTCATGCTCTTCGACGAGCCGACCTCTGCACTCGACCCTGAAATGGTCAAGGAAGTGCTGGACACCATGGTGGCGCTCGCAAACGACGGCATGACGATGGTCTGCGTCACCCACGAAATGGGCTTCGCACGCCAGGTCGCCGATCGGGTGATCTTCATGGACCAGGGCCGCATTGTCGAAGAGGGCGAACCGGACGAATTCTTCGCGCATCCGAAGACGGATCGGGCGAGCCTGTTCCTCAGCCAGCTCCTGCACTGA
- a CDS encoding type II toxin-antitoxin system Phd/YefM family antitoxin, with product MEEAVSAADANRKFSLILRSVREGHSYVVTSHGRPVARIVPAAKSDNAVSGARTALLSRLERQPAVIAGRWTRDELYEDER from the coding sequence GTGGAAGAAGCCGTTTCGGCAGCGGATGCCAACCGCAAGTTTTCTCTTATCCTGCGCAGCGTGCGGGAGGGGCACAGCTATGTCGTGACGAGCCACGGACGGCCTGTCGCGCGCATCGTTCCCGCCGCCAAAAGCGATAACGCGGTTTCCGGTGCGCGAACAGCGCTGCTGTCGCGCCTCGAACGTCAGCCCGCCGTGATTGCCGGGCGCTGGACCCGCGATGAGCTTTACGAGGACGAGCGGTGA
- a CDS encoding PIN domain-containing protein, protein MRVALDTNVLAYAEGVNGIEKRDIVLELVRNLPQEAAVIPVQVLGELFNVLVRKAGRSRADAREAILGWRDAFSIVGTSPEIMVAAADLATDHHFGIWDAVILSAASQAGCRLLLSEDLQDGFTSGGVTVVNPFASPRHTLLESLLGGGEASE, encoded by the coding sequence GTGAGGGTCGCGCTCGACACCAACGTCCTCGCCTATGCGGAGGGCGTCAACGGTATCGAGAAGCGGGATATCGTTCTGGAACTGGTGCGCAATCTGCCGCAGGAGGCTGCCGTCATTCCCGTTCAGGTGCTTGGAGAACTGTTCAATGTTCTCGTGCGCAAGGCAGGAAGGTCACGGGCCGACGCCCGCGAGGCCATTCTAGGCTGGCGAGACGCCTTTTCGATCGTCGGGACCTCGCCCGAAATCATGGTGGCGGCGGCTGACCTCGCAACCGATCATCATTTCGGCATCTGGGATGCGGTGATCCTTTCCGCCGCCTCGCAGGCCGGTTGCCGGCTGCTGCTGTCCGAAGACCTTCAGGATGGCTTCACATCGGGCGGCGTAACAGTCGTCAATCCCTTTGCGTCTCCGCGTCATACGTTGCTGGAGTCATTGTTGGGAGGGGGCGAGGCATCGGAGTAA
- a CDS encoding fructoselysine 6-kinase, which yields MTSFRFAAVGDNCIDRYRAPLRQSYVGGNAINVAVQLARLGHGSFYFGAVGRDSDGAQVRRLLLANGVNVDHLLARDTNTAYTDIDVTPAGDRIFVHEDFGACAGYRPDAGEIELLKTMDHVHIGWLDDGGLLRRALSAAGVSVSQDVSVNAAAADLEVDGLSIAFGSAGEDETSAERLTGEFLARGARLAVVTRGALGSLASDGAEVASAGIRAVEVVDTTGAGDSFIAGFIAARLEGRALAACLEAGRDLAADTCTHVGGFPQEPQSI from the coding sequence ATGACTTCCTTCCGATTTGCCGCAGTCGGCGACAATTGCATCGACCGCTATCGCGCGCCACTTCGCCAATCCTATGTCGGCGGCAACGCGATCAATGTCGCCGTTCAACTTGCAAGGCTCGGCCACGGCTCCTTCTATTTCGGCGCCGTCGGCCGCGATTCCGACGGCGCCCAGGTTCGCCGCCTGCTGCTTGCAAACGGCGTCAATGTCGATCACCTGCTCGCGCGCGACACCAACACGGCCTACACAGATATCGACGTTACGCCTGCCGGCGACCGCATCTTCGTCCATGAAGACTTCGGGGCCTGCGCCGGATACCGCCCCGATGCCGGCGAGATCGAGCTGCTGAAGACCATGGACCATGTGCATATCGGCTGGCTGGACGACGGCGGCCTGTTGCGCCGTGCGCTATCTGCCGCAGGCGTCAGCGTCTCCCAGGACGTCTCGGTCAATGCGGCAGCCGCAGATCTCGAAGTCGACGGCCTTTCGATCGCCTTCGGATCGGCCGGCGAGGACGAAACGAGTGCAGAGAGGCTGACCGGCGAATTTCTCGCGCGCGGAGCCCGCCTCGCGGTGGTCACGCGTGGTGCGCTCGGCTCGCTCGCGAGCGACGGCGCCGAGGTTGCGTCCGCGGGCATTCGTGCGGTCGAAGTCGTCGACACGACCGGCGCCGGCGACAGCTTCATCGCCGGCTTCATCGCCGCCCGCCTGGAAGGGCGCGCCCTTGCCGCATGCCTCGAGGCCGGCAGGGACCTGGCCGCGGATACATGCACGCATGTCGGCGGCTTTCCGCAGGAACCGCAGTCGATCTGA
- a CDS encoding SIS domain-containing protein, whose translation MLNFDEQRFLRIQSGAVALRQRLDDVVVSCLEKGAENVFFLGTGGAAILMQPAAQLLQRRSRFPAFIDLPAELFITGSVNLTEKSIVVIPSLSGTTKESVALLAKAKEAGATVLSLVGHEETPLGKGGDHAFVNFAEDDTSCESFYLQSLFIALSIMRHRGEIENYDQIAGELERLPGLLLEVKRGYEDKAETFARVLAGSDYHIVTGAGNAWPEAFYYGMCILEEMQWIRTRPVHASDFFHGTLELVEKGVSVILFKGEDALRPLADRVQNFAPNYTDRLTVLDTADFALPGISQEVRGLVSPIVLATVLERISAHLEVMRNHPLTTRRYYKRVAY comes from the coding sequence ATGCTGAATTTTGACGAACAGAGATTCCTACGCATCCAGTCGGGCGCCGTTGCCCTGCGTCAACGCCTGGACGACGTCGTCGTCTCCTGCCTTGAAAAGGGTGCGGAGAACGTCTTTTTCCTCGGGACCGGCGGTGCCGCCATTCTCATGCAGCCGGCCGCCCAGTTGCTCCAGCGCAGGTCGCGCTTTCCGGCCTTCATCGACCTGCCGGCTGAGCTCTTCATCACCGGTTCGGTCAACCTGACGGAAAAGTCGATCGTCGTCATTCCGTCGCTCTCCGGCACGACCAAGGAGAGCGTGGCTCTGCTCGCAAAGGCGAAGGAGGCCGGCGCGACGGTCCTGTCGCTGGTGGGTCACGAGGAAACGCCGCTCGGCAAGGGCGGCGACCATGCCTTCGTCAACTTTGCCGAAGACGACACGTCCTGCGAGTCCTTCTACCTGCAATCCCTGTTCATCGCGCTGTCGATCATGCGTCACCGCGGCGAGATCGAGAACTACGACCAGATCGCCGGTGAACTGGAAAGACTTCCTGGGCTTCTCCTCGAAGTGAAGCGCGGTTACGAGGACAAGGCCGAGACCTTCGCCCGCGTTCTGGCGGGCTCCGACTACCACATCGTCACCGGCGCCGGAAACGCCTGGCCCGAGGCCTTCTACTACGGCATGTGCATCCTCGAAGAGATGCAGTGGATCCGGACACGCCCGGTCCATGCCTCGGACTTCTTCCATGGGACGCTCGAGCTCGTGGAAAAGGGCGTCAGCGTCATCCTCTTCAAGGGCGAGGATGCGCTGCGGCCGCTTGCCGACCGGGTGCAGAATTTCGCGCCCAACTACACGGACAGGCTGACCGTGCTCGACACGGCCGACTTTGCGCTGCCCGGCATTTCGCAAGAGGTACGCGGCCTCGTCTCGCCGATCGTTCTCGCAACCGTGCTCGAGCGCATCAGCGCGCACCTCGAAGTGATGCGCAACCACCCGCTGACGACGCGGCGTTACTACAAGCGCGTGGCCTATTGA